Within Micromonospora narathiwatensis, the genomic segment GCGTGTTCACGCCGGACCTGATCTCCACCTGGGTGGGGTGGAAGCGGGCCAACGAGGTCGACCCGGTGCGCCTGCGCCCGACCCCGCACGAGTTCGCGATGTACTTCGACTGCTGAGCACACGCTCCAGCAGCACCGGCCGGGCCGGCTCCGCGACCGCGGGGGCCGGCCCGGCCGGTTGTAGCGGCCCCGCAGTTCCTTCGCGTCCGACATATCGAATCGGGGGATCCTCACCGGACGCTGGCGCGTCGGGCCAGGGCCGCCCGGACCGCCCAGACCGCCACCGCCACGACCAGCGCGGTCATCAGGACCGCGCCCGGCGCCTTGGTGAACCTGGCCAGGTTGGCACCGTCGGGCAGGGTGAGGCAGGACGCCACCGCGCAGGGCGCCACGAACCACACGGTCCGGGCCACCGACACCGTCGCCACCGCCAGCACCGCCAACGGCCAGGTCGCGTACCAGGGGTGGAAGACCGGAGCGAGCAGCACCGTGGCGGCCAGCGCCAGGCCCGCCCCGACCAGGGTCACCCGGGGCCGGGCCACGGCCGGCCGGACCACCCGCTGCTGGACGTCGTTCAGCCGGCGCAGCGCCGTCCAGGACCGCCACCAGAGCGCCACCAGCAGCACCGCGAGCACCGCCAGCGCGACGACCCGGACCACCGCCACGGCCCCCGGCTCCCGGCCGAACAACTCGCCCACGTAGTCGATCACGAAACCCACCGCGGTCGGCGGTGAGGTCCACTGCTGCGACTCGCCGCTGCGGGCCACGCCACCCACCCAGCCCACGCCCAGCCCGGTGGCCAGCGAGGTGACCGCCAGCGTGACCACCACCGACCCGGCCAGCCAGCCGCCGTCACGGAGCAGGGCCCGCACGGTGTAGCGGCCCAGCACGGCGGCGAGCGCGGCGAACGGGAGCACCACCACCACGATCGCCTTCACCGCCACCGCCAGCCCCAGCAGCACCCCGGCCGCCAGCAGCGCCCACGGCCTGCCGGGGCGGCGCACCAGCACCAACAGGCCGAACAGGAGCAGCCCGAGCCCGACCGCGTCGTTGTGCGCGCCGGCCACCAGGTGCACCCCGACGAGCGGGCAGGCCAGCGCCAGCCAGGCCGCCCGCCGGGTCGGCACCCCGACCGCCCGGGCCAGCCCGGGCAGGCAGAGCGCGGCCAGCAGCACCCCCGCCACCGCGATCGCCCGCAGCAGCGCGATCGTCCCGGCCAGGCCGCCCCCGAGCAGCACCGCCAGGCCCGCCAGCAGGACGAAGAACGGCCCGTACGGCGCTGGCGTGTCCCGCCAGATCGGTGACACCGTGTCGGTCCAGGGGCAGCCCGCGGCGGCCACCCCCACCCGGTACGGATCGACGCCGTGCGTCCAGGACCAGCCCTGGCAGGCGTACGAGTAGACGTCCCGGCTGCCCATCGGCGGCACGGCCAGCATCGGCACCAGCCAGAGCCCGGCGGTCAGGTACGCCCACCGGGCCGACGGGGCGCCCCAGCGCAGCGACCACCAGGCCCACACCAGCAGGACGGTGCCGACCAGCCAGCAGCCGAGGGCCGCCGGGCCGTGCGGGGCCCGCCAGAGGTCGGGGAGTTCGCTGTTGGCGGAGGCGCCGGGCAGCGCCCCGCCCAGCCAGGCGGCGACGGACAGCAGCACGGCCCCGGCGAGGCCGGCGTAGCGGGCGACGGCGGCGGCGACGGGCCGGACCGGAGCGTCGGGCACCGCGCCGGGCTCGCTCACCGGCACCTCTCCTCAGTCGGCGGGGGCCGGCCGACGGGCCGCCCGAGCCGACCGTACCAACCGGACGGCCACCACGATCACCAACAGCGTCATCAGGGGCGCTCCGGGCATCTTGCTCCACCGGGGCAGGCCGGTGCCGTCCGGCAGGATCAGGAACGACGCGACGGCGGCGACCACGACGTACCACTTCTCCCGCAGCGCGGCGGTCGCGGCGAGGACGGCCAGCGGCCAGACCCAGTACCAGGGGTGCACCACCGGGGAGAGCGCCACGGTCAGGGCCAGCGCCAGCCCCGCGTGGTAGAGCGGGTCCCGGTTCCGGGCCCGCCACCAGAGCCAGACCAGCAGCACGGCCAGCAGCACCACGGCGATCCCCCGGGTCACCGGGAGCGCGTCGATGTGCGCGCCGAACAGCACCGCGAGATACCCGACGGTCTGGCCGACCGCGGTCGGCGGGGAGGTCCAGGCGACCGCGGCCCCACCCTGCGACAGGCCGCCGACCCAGCCGAAGTCGAGACCACCGCCGAAGGTCACCCCGATCAGGACGGCGACGGCACCGGCGACCACCCACCCGCCGTCGCGCACCAGCGCCCGGATCCGGTACGGCCCGACAATCGCCGCCAGCGCGGCGAACGGCACCACGACGAGGGCGGTCACCTTGACCGCCACGGCCACGCCGAGCAGCGCGCCACCGGCCAGCAGCGGACCGGGCCGGCCCGGCCGGGACGCCACCACGGCCAGCCCGGCGACCAGCGCCCCGACCATCAGGGCGTCGTTGTGCGGGCCGCCGATCAGGTGCATGGCGACCAGCGGGCAGGCCACGGCCAGCCAGACCGCCCGCTCGGCCGGCACGCCGCACCGCCGGGCGAGCACCGGCACGGCGTACGCGGTGAGCGCCACGCCGACCAGGCTGAGCAGGCGGAACAGCACGATGCTGGCGGTCAGCGAACCGGTCGCCTTGACCACCGCGCCGGCGAGCACCACGAAGAGCGGGCCGTACGGGGCCGGGGTGTCCCGCCAGATGTACGAGACGGTGTCCAGCCACGGGCAGGGCAGCGCCGACACCCCCTGCTCGTACGGGCTGATCCCGGCGGCGTAGCTGGCGCCCTGGCAGGCGTACGCGTACACGTCCCGGCTGCCGAACGGCGGCGCGACCAGCATCGGGAGCAGCCACAGCCCGGCGGTCACCAACGCCCAGCGGACCGACGGCACCCGGTCACGCAGCGACCACCAGGCCCACACCAGCAGCGCGGTGCCGACCAGCCAGCTACCGAGGATCAACGGCCCGTGCGGGCCCTGCCAGATGTTGACCGGGGTGGGGCGCAGGTTGCCGTGCGGGAACGCGCCGCCGAGGAAGGCGGCCACGGCGAGCAGCACCGATCCCGCCAGGCCGGTCCAGCGTGAGAGGTGGTGAGACACCCCGCCATGCTGCCAGCCGTGCCGGGCGGGACCGACGGTGGGCACCGGACCGGGTGGCGTGTTCAGCAGTGCCTCTCCGGCAGCAGGCTGCTGGAGACCGAGAATTCACCGGGGGCGTCGGCCCGTACCTCCGTCCACCCGTCCGGCCCCGGCCGCAGGCACCCGTCCGCCCCGGAAAGGGACAGCCAGCGCGACCACCGTACGCGGACCGGCACGTTCCCGGCCCGGTCCGTGCTGAGCCGCACCCGGGCCTGGTCGGCGGCCACCAGCCGGCCCGGCGCGCCGACCAGCGGCGTCGGGTCGGCCACGGCGTACAACCGCCAGTCGGGGTTGCGCCACACCTCGCGCAGGTAGGGCTGGCCGGCGAGGACCAGTTCGGCCTCGGCCCGCCCCCACCGGTCCGGCGGGGCGTCGGGCGCGACCGCGACGTACTGGACCGCCTCCCGGTGGAGCCAGTCCGCGTAGGAGTCGGCGGTCAGCGCGTCGCCGTAGAAGAGGGCGTTGCGGTCGGTGTCCACCTGCCGTTCCCATCCCCGCGCCAGGGGCACGGTCGGTGGCAGGTACGCCGACTCCCAGTGGTCCCGCAGCGGCACCACCTCGACCCGGCCCACCGGCTGCCGTCGGGCCAGTTCGTCGGCGAGCGGGCGGTGGAAGGCGGCGGCGCTCTCCGCCGAGCCGGCGCGGGTCACGTCGCTGACCATCACCGGGTTCTGCCACCAGACGGTGGCGGCGAGCAGTCCGGCCAGCCACGGGCCGGGCAGCCGGGCGTACCCGGCGAGCACCGGAAGCGCGAACAGCATCGGCAGCCGCAGCGCGTTGGAACCGATCGGGCTGGGCAGGTAGAAGGCCGCGACCAGCAACAGCACGGTGAGCGCCGAGCCGATCCGCAGTGCCCGGCACCGCCCGGGTACGACGGCGAAGACCAGCACGGCCAGCGCCACGTTGATCCGCATCGACTCGGCCGAGTACGGCTGGGTGCCGCCGTTG encodes:
- the mptB gene encoding polyprenol phosphomannose-dependent alpha 1,6 mannosyltransferase MptB, coding for MSEPGAVPDAPVRPVAAAVARYAGLAGAVLLSVAAWLGGALPGASANSELPDLWRAPHGPAALGCWLVGTVLLVWAWWSLRWGAPSARWAYLTAGLWLVPMLAVPPMGSRDVYSYACQGWSWTHGVDPYRVGVAAAGCPWTDTVSPIWRDTPAPYGPFFVLLAGLAVLLGGGLAGTIALLRAIAVAGVLLAALCLPGLARAVGVPTRRAAWLALACPLVGVHLVAGAHNDAVGLGLLLFGLLVLVRRPGRPWALLAAGVLLGLAVAVKAIVVVVLPFAALAAVLGRYTVRALLRDGGWLAGSVVVTLAVTSLATGLGVGWVGGVARSGESQQWTSPPTAVGFVIDYVGELFGREPGAVAVVRVVALAVLAVLLVALWWRSWTALRRLNDVQQRVVRPAVARPRVTLVGAGLALAATVLLAPVFHPWYATWPLAVLAVATVSVARTVWFVAPCAVASCLTLPDGANLARFTKAPGAVLMTALVVAVAVWAVRAALARRASVR
- the mptB gene encoding polyprenol phosphomannose-dependent alpha 1,6 mannosyltransferase MptB, which produces MSHHLSRWTGLAGSVLLAVAAFLGGAFPHGNLRPTPVNIWQGPHGPLILGSWLVGTALLVWAWWSLRDRVPSVRWALVTAGLWLLPMLVAPPFGSRDVYAYACQGASYAAGISPYEQGVSALPCPWLDTVSYIWRDTPAPYGPLFVVLAGAVVKATGSLTASIVLFRLLSLVGVALTAYAVPVLARRCGVPAERAVWLAVACPLVAMHLIGGPHNDALMVGALVAGLAVVASRPGRPGPLLAGGALLGVAVAVKVTALVVVPFAALAAIVGPYRIRALVRDGGWVVAGAVAVLIGVTFGGGLDFGWVGGLSQGGAAVAWTSPPTAVGQTVGYLAVLFGAHIDALPVTRGIAVVLLAVLLVWLWWRARNRDPLYHAGLALALTVALSPVVHPWYWVWPLAVLAATAALREKWYVVVAAVASFLILPDGTGLPRWSKMPGAPLMTLLVIVVAVRLVRSARAARRPAPAD